In Hyphomicrobiales bacterium, the genomic stretch TCTTAAACGATTTTGAAGCCTTAGCGCTCTGTCTACCCTCTCTGCTTGAAGACGATATAGAGCAGATTGGCAGAGGTAGCATTGACAATCAAAGCACCAAGCTCGTCGTCGGGCCTGGTACAGGGCTCGGTGCAGCAGCCCTTATTTATGCCCGCGATACATGGGTGCCACTTCCAGGTGAAGGTGGGCACATCAATTTTGGGCCTATTACAGATTTGGATTTTGATATTTGGCAGGTAATGGAGCCAACAAATGGCCGCATCACGGCTGAGACGTTCTTAAGTGGGCCCGGCATTTTGCGACTTTATGGCGCATTGAATAAACTTGCTGGTTTGCGTGGAGAATTTTCCAAAGCAGCAGATGTCACGAAAGCTGCGCTTGATAATTCTGATCCCATCTCACGCCAAACGCTTGAATTGTTTTGCTCGTATCTCGGACGATTTGCTGGTGACATGGCCATGTTCACGATGGCAAAAGGCGGCGTTTATCTGGCTGGCGGCATTGTGCCGCGCATTTTACCTTTGTTGCGTGACGGAAATTTCCGCGAAGCTTTTGAATCAAAAGCGCCGCATGATGATTTGCTTGAAAATGTATCAACTGCGATCATCACACGCCCAAAACCTGCCCTTGAAGGACTGGTAAGTTATGCCAGAACACCGCCGCGCTTTGCCCTAGAATTAAGAGGTCGACGCTGGACTGCTTAAGGTGCGTTGGATAGCATCTTTCCAACCTGCATATTTTTTGTCACGAATATCTGGATCCATATCAGACGTAAATTGTCGTTCCAATTGCCAACTTTCAGCAAAACCTTGCTGATCGGGCCAAACCCCAACATGAGAGCCCGCGAGCCACGCAGCGCCCAACGCTGTGGTTTCAAGAATGGTTGGACGGTCGACGGCAGCATCTAGCATGTTTGACAAAAACTGCATGGTCCAGTCACTCGCAACCATTCCACCATCAACACGCAAGACCGTCTTTACGCCACTATGCAAACCAGCACCTTGAATGTCGCCTTGCATGGCTTCCAGGAGATCACGGGTCTGATAGCAAACTGCTTCTAGCGTCCCGCGAACAATCTCATTTTGCCCGCAACCCCG encodes the following:
- the glk gene encoding glucokinase yields the protein MVSSASKLDFLPFPALIADIGGTNARFGLVSDALGEVKQFPVVKTANHETLIDAIQETALSRTATYPRAAILAVAGPVRGDKIAMTNGPWVVEPKRLIEEFGFEIVVVLNDFEALALCLPSLLEDDIEQIGRGSIDNQSTKLVVGPGTGLGAAALIYARDTWVPLPGEGGHINFGPITDLDFDIWQVMEPTNGRITAETFLSGPGILRLYGALNKLAGLRGEFSKAADVTKAALDNSDPISRQTLELFCSYLGRFAGDMAMFTMAKGGVYLAGGIVPRILPLLRDGNFREAFESKAPHDDLLENVSTAIITRPKPALEGLVSYARTPPRFALELRGRRWTA